Proteins co-encoded in one Juglans regia cultivar Chandler chromosome 16, Walnut 2.0, whole genome shotgun sequence genomic window:
- the LOC109005728 gene encoding UPF0481 protein At3g47200-like — MVFDACFIIEIIAMFGSRKEVDSSESLGALAWMVPYFYRDFLLLENQIPFFVLKEIYAITRKIPDLSCIPSLMYAALEFFKNGMKRFDVDIFDYTSTNVTRTNQRPAFHLLDLVRRSLMPFYYKQQGPESRTETTYIHCDSKLRLAGIKVSPAKAQSFLDVKFKKGVIEMPKIAINDLMRCLLLNCVAFEQCHRGSKKYFTVYATFLDCLVNTSKDIEYLRERNVIDNYLDNDSEAAGFINRAGRDLVLNADRGFYLGELFEDVDKHYRNRWKWKLASFKREYFDKPWLLLSAAGGILLVLATSIQAVMAILTYKYNSC, encoded by the coding sequence ATGGTTTTTGATGCTTGTTTTATAATAGAAATCATTGCTATGTTTGGATCGAGGAAAGAAGTCGACTCCAGCGAATCTCTTGGAGCCTTGGCGTGGATGGTACCGTATTTCTACAGGGACTTTCTCCTGCTTGAGAATCAGATCCCTTTTTTCGTTCTGAAAGAGATATATGCGATTACCCGTAAAATTCCTGACCTTAGTTGTATTCCCAGTCTGATGTATGCTGCTTTGGAATTCTTTAAGAACGGAATGAAAAGATTCGATGTAGACATTTTCGATTACACTTCAACGAACGTGACGAGAACGAATCAGCGGCCGGCCTTCCATTTGCTGGACTTGGTTCGGAGAAGTTTAATGCCATTCTATTATAAGCAACAGGGACCAGAATCCCGTACAGAGACTACATACATTCACTGCGACTCCAAGCTCCGGCTAGCGGGGATTAAGGTCAGTCCAGCCAAAGCGCAGAGCTTCCTAGATGTGAAATTCAAGAAAGGTGTGATTGAGATGCCAAAGATAGCCATCAACGACTTGATGAGATGTCTGTTGCTGAACTGTGTGGCATTCGAACAGTGCCACAGGGGAAGCAAGAAGTACTTCACAGTTTACGCTACTTTTTTGGACTGCCTGGTGAACACCAGCAAGGACATCGAGTACCTTCGCGAGCGCAATGTCATTGACAATTACCTTGACAACGACTCCGAGGCTGCGGGCTTCATCAACCGTGCGGGCAGGGATTTGGTACTCAATGCTGATAGAGGCTTCTATTTGGGGGAATTGTTCGAGGATGTGGACAAGCATTATCGGAATAGGTGGAAGTGGAAGTTGGCGAGCTTCAAGCGAGAGTATTTTGACAAGCCATGGTTGCTTCTGTCGGCAGCGGGTGGCATTTTGCTCGTACTGGCTACGTCAATCCAGGCCGTAATGGCCATCTTAACTTACAAGTATAATAGTTGCTAG